ccggtgagggtcgcctagccctcaccggccacggGGCAAGGGTCGTCGAGCACTTGCTAGCTACAGGCGAGACAGCCTTTCCCAAATTTGGGTGAGACCGACCTCGTTGGAGCAACCCTCACCTAGTGACTCGTGAGGGCTCCGATGACACTTACTggccacaacaaaaaaaaaagtgaggaataaagggaaagaaagtataaagaaaaaaaaattgaaaacattaTTACCACACTACAAAATTGTTCCACGTCGGTGTCGGCGGGCGGCCAGCATCCACTTCGGCGATTCCCGACCAAGATTGGCCAGATAGACTCAACCGGCAAaacttgaaaaggtttaggactgaattgacaaaattaaatggtatatgactgaattggcaaaaatacaatatgtttaggacttttcggaCAATTTTTCCGCATCTCATGTTTATCAAGTCATCTCAGTCTAGATCACGTTTTAATTTTTAAACAGATCATTAGTTCAGCGTAGCAAAAACTTTTTACCCTTTATTACAAAGGAAAATATACTACTAAGCTTTCATTCGAAATGGCATACGAATTATacgattgcatcaatttcacGCTTTATATGATAAGATCGTTTGTCCACGGTCATATATGACCctcgatttttttaaattaaaaaaaaaaattggagaatttcaGTTTAGTACACGGCCATATTTTCCCCTATTTAACAAGAGGAAATTTCCGGCGACcggagataaaagaaaatatcgcCCTTTAATAAACtagatgataaaagaaaatatttcccttTAACCATATTTAATGTAAGTTTTCTTTAGTAGCTGAATAATTCAAGTAACGCATGGATAAATTTCGTTTCTACTTTTTATTGAACGGAGTTTATTTAAGTTGTTTAGAGTTGAAgtcatttttttcctattttaggTGGCGATAATTACAAATTTTAcctgaaaaaattacaaagatatatatgaaaatttagtaaaaaaaagttttacatGAGATTCCCTTGGGACCACCCCTGCCCTGATGGTGCAATAGATATTTTCCACACGCGGTTGTGGAGAGCGTTTTTGTCCTCATTTGATTCACCTTTGAAATTGGATTATTCTTTGAGTGTTAATCCAATTAGCATGATTTTTATGTTTGGATAGAAACAATCTTGGGAATGGATCTTGCAagcatggaaatttttttagaattcttCTCATTCCTTGAGTAAATTAATCTCATAAATTGGACCAAGCAAGGCCTAATTGTTCAAAAaggctgcaaaaaaaaaaaaaaaaaaaccacggcCGAGCATCGATTTGGTTCGTCGAGGGACGGATCGTTCTTGAGTTGCAACGGGGTCGTGACtccttgcattttttttttttcgaaaaaccaATGAAAACTATCATAACACACGGAAGCATTACATATTTTACGATCAACGGGcgatattttctctctctctctctctctttttatggCGATCGAGGGGTTGAGGATCAGTTCCCTAAGGATCTTTAGAAACATCCCTCGTTGGTTGGAACTCCTACAGCTTTCTGAAGCTAAAAGCAGTATCGTGAAAAGCATTGTGCAAACTCTTATTTTGTATCTAAAGTAAGCTCCAGAGATTGTCGCTTggttaatcttttttttttttttttcagacaaaGCTAGAGGTAAACACATAGATTCTGTTTTTCAGATAAAGCTAGAGGTACTAATACATGGACTTGATGAGATGCGAGTTAAGTAATACGCGATTTCAATCCTCATTCGTGCGCAGAGTTTATACGGAAATTCGGAGAATTACAACAAAAATCGGCCTTGTTTATCTGCAAGTCCTGGATCAAACCATATCTGAATGAATGAAGAAGAGGGTCTTTTCTCTTAGCATGCTTGAACGTACCTACACGAATAAGAGCACCAGTTTGGGTCGCTGAAGGAACCGGTTTGAATCTTTCGTTATCGCTCTAGGAGAGAGCATTGGCACCAGCAACGATCTCCAGTATCTCACCGGTGATCTTGGCTTGGCGCTGTCTGTTGTACACCCTGGAGAGCGTCTTCTTCAGTTCCGAAGCATTGTCGGTGGCGTTGCTCATGGCGCTCATCCTGGAGGCGAGCTCGCTGGCCAGAGACTCCTGAAGCGCCCTCAGGATCTGGCTGTTGAGGTACAGGGGCAACAAGGCATCGAGAATCTGAACCGGGTCTTGCTCGAACTGCAAGATGGGCGAGAAGTCGACCGTTTCCGTCCTGATCATGTCTCTCTCTACGGTCAACTTGCCCTCCCTGGTGGTCAGCCTGAAGAACTCATCGTCGGCCGCGTCCACACAGTTCCCATTCAAGTCGCAGATCTCACCCTTGGGCGAGAGAGGCAGGAGGGTGTGGATCACCGGGTCGGATTTCACCAGGGACACGAACTTGGTATAGAGGAGCTCCACTTTATCGACTTCCTCACTGACGAATAGCGAGAAAACATCATCGGCGATGGCCTGAGCTTCCTTCGCGGTCGGCAGCGAACCGCCCTCAAGGAACTTGTCGACAGGAATGTAAGGCCTCCTTAGGAAATAGGCATTGCCCTTTTTGCCAACGCTGATCACAGTGTAGTTGAGGCCGAGATCCTTGAGCTCGGCGATCCTCGCCTCGGCCTTCTTGATGATGTTGTTGTTGAAAGCGCCGCAGAGGCCCCGATCGCCGGTGACGACCACCAGGGCGACCTTCTTGACAGGCCTCACGTTGGTGAGCGGCACATCGATGTCCTCGGTCTGGAGTTGCTCATTGATGTTGTAGAGAACTTCGACCAGTGTCTCTGAGAAGGGTCTTCCATTGACAACAGCTTCCTGGGCTCTCCTGACCTTGGCAGCCGCCACAAGCTTCATGGCCTCAGTGATCTTCTGGGTGTTCTTGACCGAGTCGATGCGGTCCCGGAGCTCTCGGAGATTGCACTGAATCGGGGCCGCCGAGTTGGCTCTAGATGGGTTCCCAGAGGAAGGGAGCTGGACGAATGAGCCGACAGAGGAGCGGAAGGAGAGCGAAGAAGCGTCGGAAATAGAAGGCTTCGAGGACACCCACATTGTCAGATTGGAGGAAGACATGTTCTTAACTAGTTTTCCAGGTGAGGAGAAGGGAGTTTGGCAATGTGGGTACGAGTTCTCTTCAGATGAATCCTTTCTTTCTGCTCAAAGGCTTATCTTCAATGTGTCCAATTTAGTGTTTCTGGTaaatggaagaagagagaatgagtggagggagagggagagagcggaTGAGGTTTTGGGATAAGGTTTTTGACTCGTGTGAGATTGGATGGGGAGTGTAATTTAGTGCATTTCCTATCACCAATTCCTTGTGGGGtccaattgaatcttttgagTGGTGGATAATTTGCTTGCTCAGCTATTTATTTTGGCCATGGAAATAAGTAAACTAAGATCTTATGCGGGACAGATCCGATGATTCCCAGAGCAGAAAAAAGGGCATATGCGGCTAAACGACTGAGATTCTTTGGAGCCAAGTGAAGGGTGAAGCATGGGGAGATTTATGGGTGCGTTTGGTTCCGCTTTTCAAGAGGCTTTTGGCCTGCAAAGCCCTATGAAAAAATGTTTGGGTGTTTGAGCCCTTTCAAggggcatttggccaaatgccagCTGAAAAGCTCAATGCTAGTGGAGaccaaaattgaattttcagCATTTTCAGAATGCTAAAAGCTACGTTAATGAAAATTAGTCAGTTACCTATTTTGCACTTAAAACCTTACTAAAAATCCATTTTTACTCCTTTTTAAAAGTGATTCTAGATTGCTGCTGTTCATTAAGGGCAAGCGAAAGGCCGACGAGGCTAAATCTAACCAGCAAATCGCGTGACGCCTGGGGTTCCACAACCCAGGCGATGACGTCGCGCGACCTAGGCAAGACTCTCGTCGGGGGTGGCCCAAGGTGCAACGGCCGTTGGCGCTAGATCTAGCTCACCGGCAGCCCAATCCCTTCGCCGGagagtttttattttcatttttgcaaacAGAAAATTAAAGCCAAAtccctttgcaatttttttttttccaaacgcTAGTTTAACTCACAGTTGTTTTACAATGGATGTTTACCACACAAAATAAGTACCCAAGTAACTTATGGATCTGGTAATATTGAAGCACCCTTCCTGTTGTCCCTACCATTCTCATCCCAAAGTAAGACTAATAGTATCTTAAGTAGAAGTCATCCTAGGAGTGAGACCGGGCCTCGGTGTATATATTTCCCAGGGAAGTCTCAAAGTTCATTAACCAGAGACCTGGTGCTTCGTGAAGAGCGAGCAGGTTGGGGTTTGACCTTGCCCCTACTGAAGAAGTCACAcattagggggaaaaaaaacaattgttGCCCGGTTCATGGTAAGCTACTAGCCTACTCCTATGAACTAGAAATGTCCTAGCCCACCCTAAATGGCACCACTTTAGGGATCAAATCTAGCCTTCACTATAAGGTCAAACCCCAACCTTCACTCGCTCTTCACAAAGCACCGGGTCTCTTTAGTAATGAACTTCGAGACTTTCCTGGGAAATATATACAACAAGGCCCGGTCTCACTCCTAGGATAACCCATCTGAAATTACAGTGAAAATGTAGTCCCCCACATGAATAGTTTATTTACCTTCACAGAACGAATCTGAGTTCATGTTTAAGCTCCATCATTCGCTCTGCTTAAGGCTAATTCTGGAATCGTCGAACCACATCAAGCTGGACCTGAATCAAGTTCACTATAACACAAACATAAGCTGGTCAGGGACAAACCCCTCATCTTATTTGCAGGTCCTACAGAATTTATAGAAAGTAAAGGAGTTCATAACATCTACGAAATACAAGAACTAAATGGACCTGAGTCTCGTTCACTGGTTCAAAAGCTCCCACAGTTGCAACGCCATTCCCTCTTACGACCTGCAGGATCAGAGGTGAGATTGTTAGTGTTGATATGATGGTAAGTGAGGTTCAAAATGCATTACACGCCAAGTAGCTCCCTGAGCACCAAGGATATCAAGCTAATGTGCACTATACACAGAAGCACGGACGGCTCGTTCACCTGAAGAAAATCTCATAAGCAAATCCGACAGGCCACTACTGTGACTATGAGTTTGAAAAGAACTTTTACCATTCCACATTCAAATTCACCAACTCATAATCTTTAGTATCATGAGCTGCACACAAATTGAATGTATGCCTCGCGGGATGTAATCTCAGCAATGTAGTCCAGACCGTGGACAGTAAACAATATAAACCTAAAAACATTCACTTGTcataaagaagaaataaatccatgagagagagagagagagagagagctctgaGACAACAAGATTTGAGAGGTCATGTTCATTTCTTCATGCCTTTTGTCGAGGAGATATTCACACAACAGGACTAGCATTCAAGCCCCATcctaaatcaaaaaaatattcccAGCATTTTCACTGTACTTAAATCTCACATAAATGGTGATTTGTCCGTCATCCCCCCACTAGGGCAAATGGGCAACTCTGAACATCATTCGATCCATGCTGTGCACAAAGTAGTACAAAATTGGAGGATACAGACATTTCTTTACTATTTACAGCGTCCGAATCAACCACTCTACATAGCAATTCCTACTTCTGGATTTGCATTGCTCCTGCACGTCCTCTTTCGAGGCCGCTTGTTGGGGATGGTGGAAGTGCCCAAATCAAGCTGTTTTGCTGCCTCCGTAGCTTGGTCATGTACCTGCTCTATATTATTTCTAATGCATGTTTTTGTCTTCTTGCAGGATCTGTTCGGACGAGGAGAACAATTCTTACGAGCCTGAGTTTCAACAGTTGGATTTGGACAGCCTCGCAACCTTGGATCCAAACTCAACCATGATTTACTCGCCGTGTCTCCCCCCTCGCAAGTGAGACCCAACTTTAAGGAAGGAAGGCTGCTGTTTCCAGGTGCAGCATCATTGGATTTACGACAACCATTTCCCAGTCCAGGCTGATgatcctccaccaccaccttctCTGCCGCAGAGCTCTGGACCTCCTACCAAGAAGCCATTACAAGATCCAAAGACAATTTCAGAACACTAGCATAACAATTTAGATTATGGAAACATTCAATTTCACATCACTAAAGGAAGCTTAATATGCATGCATGAGACAGTGAGGGAAAAAATTAGTGCTGAACATCAGATAAGGGTTTAGCAGGACATattgccaaaagaaaataatcacgaaccaaattaaaagtaaaatataATTGCAACATTAAGAAATGTTCCAACGAGGTAAGTCCACCAAAGTGAGAGGATAAAGAATGAAGATAGCAACATGACATCATTATAATCAACTGTATATCAGAAACCAGACAAGCAACTGTCTGAAAGACCTATGCACTAGGTTATAACCAAACCAAATGAATCATATTAACACCTACTATACACTATATGAATGTCATGACTTATCAGATTAGCATAAACAACAAATTCTGCACCCTAAGCACTAGAAAACAACTTGGCATGAAGAGGCCAGAAATGAGTATGCACCCTGTTATATGTATCAGCAACAAtctccatgcttgattcctccTCTCCTTCAGAATCAGCCATTTCCTCGCATTCAAATTCTACATGTTCTTCCATTTCTTCATCAGAGTCGCTCAACTCTTCCTGTTCCATAACAATTCCCGGATGAGACTCATCCCCTGCCAAATCCATGTTGCATTGAACAGCATCATTTGGTCTGCTCGACATTTGGGATCCTGAAATCAAGTCACTTCTAACCGAAGACAGATTTTCAGGCTGCTCATCAAAAGGACCACTTGTTTGTTGGCCCTTAAGCAAAGTTCCAGATTTTGTTGAATGCTTGATGGGCAGTACAAGTTTATGAGTAGCCCCAGCATTCCTTCCTATTGCCTTTTCCAATATGGATGAAGAACTTAGGTGTATATCTAGGTCCAATTCACTAGCTCTATCTACACAAGAAGAAAGATCAGTGCCAGGAGTCAATGAGCCACCACTGGCTGGCACTTTAGCCAGGACAGCATCAGAAACAGGCTGGTGAGCTGTTGAATTAGCAGATGTTAAATCAGTGTTCACCTCTTCAGTTCCTTGAAGTAGTGGATGGAAGTCAATTCCACTGAGACCAATATCGGAAGCAGAGTCCCTAGGCCTAAAAGATCTGTCATTGTTGAGCTGGTGAGGACTATGGAAAAGACTAAGATTTAATTGAGGCTGGCTTCCACAAGAAAAACTTATAGGGGCAGGAGCAAGGGTATTGCAGTTTGATGGGTAATAAGGCAGTCGCCCATCCTCAGGGACCTGGAAGAGTAGGGGATGCATCTGGGAATCAGAATCAATGCCCCTTTCCTCATTGATGGTTTTCTCCTTGAAGACTCTTGATTCTTCTCGCGGGAAACACGCAACAGAATCATTCAGAGACCTACTTTTGCTCTGTTGGGTAGCTGGCATGTCTCCAACCTTTGCTGCATGACATGGTCGATTATCTGCACTCTCAGTAATAGTGGAAGCTGCTCCATCACGGCTTAGATATGCATACTGAGAAATAACACGAACATTCTGAGGAAGATTCACTGGGGGCAAGTTTGGTGCTAATTTTACTAAGCGTGCGTTGTCAGTTTGACGACCTCTATTTGAAAGGAGACCGAATGGAGATTTGGGTGCTGTAAAACTTGTGTCAGAAACTGGATGAAATGGTACCAAGGCACCATGCATATTATTATGGATGACACGAGATGCAGAATAAGTATTCTGAAAACTTGATGCAATTGGAAACTGATGCGTGCTTCCAGCGTGGCATTGTGTTTCATAATGTATGTCATAAGCAGCCTCTTCCCTCATGCCATGGAGGCCACCTTTTCCCACATAAGAGCGAGGTTGTTTGAAAGAAGTGTGAGATGATGGCCCTGGTCTCCAGTCCACTAAAAATCCCTCGTGTACATAAGCTTCCTCAGGGTCATCAACGCAATCGTCTTCACAACTGTTCTCCGCGCCAGCATGCTCCACCTGATAGTCCTGCAACCAATGGCAAATCCCCTTGAACATTGTTATGGAAAGAAAGGCAAAGGGAGGCAGAAATTTATCAACATATGATGAAAGCTCCTTGGtcaatttaagactaaatttgtgCTCTTTTCCACTTAATAGTCCCAACGTGATTGGAGAAGTTGAATATGGACGGAAGCTTTTCTTACTAAAGGGACTACAAACCACATAATTAGATTATGGCACCAACTGAGACTCATCACATGAGTACAATGTAATCAAAAGCCATTTCTCCACAAATACCCACTTGCAAGACTGTTGTATTAGCAGCATATTTGTGAAGTGGACAGATGTGAAGGAACGACTGAAAATACACAAATGAGTTCTATGTTTAAAAGTGAAATTTGCAGACCTTCTCAGACGCATTTAGCCAACTCGCTTGATCTGCACTTCTGCGCCTTCTCCGTTCTGCTTCATATGcccttctcttctcctttttagTTGGATTCTGTTTGTATGACTTCTGAGTTCCCAAGGCAACTCGCCATTGACGAGGTAATAAGGATGGATCTCTATGTGGCACAATGAATTTGCATACTGACATCCAGTCAAGTTTATAAATCTTGAACCCCTGGAATTATTTGTCACAGGTCAGATAAGGCTTTCTATAAAAAGGCAAGCAGATTCCACAGGATGAACAACTTCAGAATTTACCTCCTGTATATATTGAATCTCTTCCGCGGTCAATGGAGAGGTTTTCATCCTCCTTACTGCCTACAAATGGTTATTAGGGTCAAAATAACGTGCTATTAATAGAAAGAGATATCTCAGAAATTCGCATTAAAGATCTctcttttccttgattttttctttatttcgttTGCATAAAGAAAAGTGAACCAGGTCTCGAGACACAATGCTTTTAAAATCAATACAATTGATGTTTGAAGTCCAAATCACTAGTGTAACATCAATCGGAAATACTTCCAACTACTTGATTGTATGTTCTGATACCAATGTCCTAGACACGAGAATGACATCGGTCATTTCTGGTCTATATctgtttcttttctgttttcttttctattgattacaTCCATTATCTCAAGTTCTGGAGTAAAATAAACTCTGCTTTAACCTGAGTAACGGTTCCTACCTTGAGCCCTGATAAGATAATCTCCTTAAAATGGAAACCTCAAGTGAGGCCCAATTATACTTTTGCAACCGCTGCTCCTTCCAAAATTatacatttacatttttttaactatttcaTATTAATAGCCTCCGTAACACctcaaaaaaaggaacaaactgTCCAGTTTACAATAGCTTATTGTCAATCTCATTCAAGACAAATCCATCTGTTTCActtattgattttgaaaaaagggaTACACAGTAAGAGAGatgcaaaaataataataatctaatACTTAATGTCACTTTTGCCTCATTTATGAATTGTCTCAATTTTGGCCCTAGGTAACTAAATAATGCTAGCCACGTATCCTGTGCACAAATCAATAACTATGAATCATAAGTTGACTATTGTAGAAACACACACCTTTATGGGATTCTCTGGAGCCTTGGATGAGCAGCGATTCTTCTGCCGGACAAAAATCTGCAACAGATATATTCATGATGATGCCATTATAGACTTAAACAGGCATACAAAGCCTGGAACTCAGTCAAAACAATCTCCTCACTAAGCACAATAAAAAACTACAAACTTATTTCATCAACTGTCGGAACTTTCGTAAATAAACCAGCTTAACATGTTGTAATGAGTAAATAATTCCAGAAAAACTTCTGCTCAGGGAAAAAGGTTACCTAAAAGGTTTTACCCATATAACAAGTGCCACAAGGCCCAAAAAGTACCTGATGCTTAGACTTGCAAGGAAGAAATCGTTGCTGAATTGCCTTCCAATCCGTATTAAATTCCATTATCCCCAATGCAAGTAGCCTGCACCATTATCATGCATAATGGGGTCAAAACTTTTGTTACTTCTGACATTACAACAGTCAAGCTGTAAAACTTCCACAGACGTCAAACAAGTATACATAGAGCAGACACAGACTCACAGTTACTTTCTGCCCCAATCAATTTCCAATTAATTTCTGTTTACAGTTCTACTGCATAAAACCTATCTTACCATTCTTCTACCTTAAAAAGATTCACTCTAAACTAgtgagaaatgacaaaaatagcAGTAGGCAACTTACTCATCCTCAGCATCGGTGAAAAGCACCCTGTTTGCCACAGCAGAAGGGGGTGGTTTATGAGGGAAAAGTGCTCGATTAAACACTGGAAAGAATATCTGAGCCAGCTTTGCAACATCCCTCTCGACTAAGGCAACTGATTGCTTCTTTGCACTTTCCACAATTGCCGCAGCTAGTGATCTCTTAAGTGGATGATGACCAGAGGAAGGGGAACCAGTCCGAGCATTTGATGGAGAAGCTCCACTTAAAACTTGAATATCAACTTCTACAGCCGACAAAGAGCTGGAAATGGGGAACAGAGGCTCCCTTTCAGAGCGGATATCACAGGTAGATTCAACATGCCATCGCCGCTGCTCCTTGACAACTATCACGATAAATACAAGCCAATTAAACTAAGCTCTCTCTCCTATTATGGGtattacaaaaacaaaaaccaatatCCCTGACAGAGGAAATAGACTGTTGTTTATTAATTCGTTTGTTACCTACTGTTTAAAAATTGTCAAGCCAATTAAGTTGGCATAACTTTTGTTTaacttactaaaaaaaaaaactaaaaccaATAATTTGCATTATTTCATTAGTCATCTACATTACCTAGGTTGTATATAAAGGAAACAGCTTACAACTCCATTCATATCCTACCACACACAGATCTACAAATAACAATTGTATTCTATAGCTTAGACTTTCATCTATTGAACTCATAAATTACGCAATGCATCTTCAGATTGGACAACATGAGagaatctcaattctaccaaaTGGTTCACACTTTTTTATGGGTAAGTCAAtttcatttcttcatcaaacAAAGAGGGTAGTTCAATCCAACTACAAGCCACAATACATCAAGCCATCACTTACAACCAAAATCCAAGTAGTCGCACAATTACCAAAACACCAACACCATATCCCAGCTGACAAGAGGGATTCATCTAAAATATCCCAATCAAATACAAACCAGTCAAAGAAAAGACAGATCATTGAACTGAATTGCCAATTAGAACATAAGGCTGTAGCCAAGACAGAATCAACTTTGTGCTGCAGCAGTTTATGCacttcaattctaaaccttacTGCAAACATAAGCGGTTCACATTTAACACCATCTTTAAATTAAAGATCTAACATTCCCAGTTTGGTAAGCTCTACAGTTAAATTTGCACTTGATCTAGAACTCCAAACTATCGCAATTGATTCGGTTTGAAATCTCTCCAGAAGAGACCAAACTGATCTGGGAACACCCTCATATCCTACTGAAACCTAATATCCAAATAGATTAAGAACGACTAAGTTGCAAACAGCTTACCAATACGCAGATCATCGATGTAAGTCTTCACTAAATTGAGTGGAGCTACATCCAAAACCGATAGTACAGGGCCACTTATATTTGGCAACCAAACAGAATCCGCCACTGCTCGAGAACCTAAAGCCTGACTGCCAGCATATTCCCCATGTCCTTGACCCTGGGAATCATTTAGAGTTGCCAGCATCTGATTATTCGTGGAAGAGGTAACCCTCTGAGCTTCTAACGTAGGAGCAGATACCAAAGTGTGTTGTGCCATGTTTGATCTTTTAGAACCCTCAGATGTTGATGAACAAACATATGCAGGGGAAAAGCATATACTGGGATACGGTATGCTTCTCCGAGCTACCATCTGATCACGTTTATGAAGCATTTGCAAAATCAATTCTTCAACCTGTGATGCAATGTGTTGCCGAGGGGGATCGAGAACGCAAAGAGAATATATTTGAATAAGAAGCTGCACGTGCTCATGTATTAGACAATACAACTGGCCTATCTGATTAGGAGCAAACCCATTTATGCAACCAGCATTGGCTGTTAAAGATGCATAGTTCAGAGGAGCATCAGCCATAGAAGGTTGTCCGCTCAATGCTGGTAAATATGAAGTCGATCCAACAGGCACTAATGGTAAGAGGGGACGCAATGGCCTCTTCCCATGTTGAAGAAGCTTCTTTTTACACTCTGCAGAGGTGTTTTTACCTCTGTTCTGCCGTGTCTCAGGCCGCCTTCTGGAACACTCATAATTTCCTTTTGTGGTTTTATCACTAGGTCTGTCATCAAGGTCACTCTCAAGTGCCTCTTCGAGTTCAATCTCAAAGTCAGCATCAttatcctcatcttcatcatcgacATTTGCAGTTTCTGGAGTTGGATGACCATCGCCATCTACACCTAATAAAACAGCtgcaagaaattttttatactcttcttcatcatcaacatTTTgaatatcatcatcatcatccgtCTCTTGGAGAAAACTCTCAAGTTCATCGAGAGTAAAACTTGCCAGAGAATAACGAGCCCTTGTACGCTTGCAAATAGCATCCTCATCATCAGAGTGCGTTAACAGTTTCCAGCTATTTGTAGCTTCCTCAACCATGTCACCATGGGAGTCAGGTCTCCTGCTCATATAATCTTCCTTTCCTTGTAAATGCCCATTTTCAGCTTGAGATAGGATCTCTGAATCTGTCTTAGAGAGGCTTCCGGCAACAAGTTCGGGCAATTCTTGCTCACACACTAGTTTAGGGGAAAGGGTATCCAGCACCAAATTTCCCCCCTCACAATGCTCAGAATCTTCAACAACAAAACTCGGACCCTCATCAGTCAACTCTGATGAACAAATTTCTGCTGTCTGTAAAGGTCTAACCCCGTTTTCCACAGCATCACCATCTATTCCTTCAATTTCAGAGCTCAGACTTGATGAAGCATCTGGTGAAGGTGTTTCCTTTAGAAAGGGATTGAAATCTacatcttcatcctcgtcttcCTCCTCATCAGCTTTTGCTGGACTTTTGGGCCATTCATCTAAGTTTGAACTGGTGGGCTCAGTGTCAGCTTGACTAGTATGGCCACCTTTGCCAGGAGAATTCGCACAAGACGACATCTCATCAATTTTGTAGTGACATAAATGCTCAACGAGTATGCATAATCTTTCTTCTTAAGACAAAAGAATTATGCCATTCCCTGAACACGAAAGCAACACAAAAGATACAACTTTAGATGTTGACATAACTCGAGGCA
This sequence is a window from Rhodamnia argentea isolate NSW1041297 chromosome 3, ASM2092103v1, whole genome shotgun sequence. Protein-coding genes within it:
- the LOC115725896 gene encoding uncharacterized protein LOC115725896 isoform X1, with product MSSCANSPGKGGHTSQADTEPTSSNLDEWPKSPAKADEEEDEDEDVDFNPFLKETPSPDASSSLSSEIEGIDGDAVENGVRPLQTAEICSSELTDEGPSFVVEDSEHCEGGNLVLDTLSPKLVCEQELPELVAGSLSKTDSEILSQAENGHLQGKEDYMSRRPDSHGDMVEEATNSWKLLTHSDDEDAICKRTRARYSLASFTLDELESFLQETDDDDDIQNVDDEEEYKKFLAAVLLGVDGDGHPTPETANVDDEDEDNDADFEIELEEALESDLDDRPSDKTTKGNYECSRRRPETRQNRGKNTSAECKKKLLQHGKRPLRPLLPLVPVGSTSYLPALSGQPSMADAPLNYASLTANAGCINGFAPNQIGQLYCLIHEHVQLLIQIYSLCVLDPPRQHIASQVEELILQMLHKRDQMVARRSIPYPSICFSPAYVCSSTSEGSKRSNMAQHTLVSAPTLEAQRVTSSTNNQMLATLNDSQGQGHGEYAGSQALGSRAVADSVWLPNISGPVLSVLDVAPLNLVKTYIDDLRIVVKEQRRWHVESTCDIRSEREPLFPISSSLSAVEVDIQVLSGASPSNARTGSPSSGHHPLKRSLAAAIVESAKKQSVALVERDVAKLAQIFFPVFNRALFPHKPPPSAVANRVLFTDAEDELLALGIMEFNTDWKAIQQRFLPCKSKHQIFVRQKNRCSSKAPENPIKAVRRMKTSPLTAEEIQYIQEGFKIYKLDWMSVCKFIVPHRDPSLLPRQWRVALGTQKSYKQNPTKKEKRRAYEAERRRRRSADQASWLNASEKDYQVEHAGAENSCEDDCVDDPEEAYVHEGFLVDWRPGPSSHTSFKQPRSYVGKGGLHGMREEAAYDIHYETQCHAGSTHQFPIASSFQNTYSASRVIHNNMHGALVPFHPVSDTSFTAPKSPFGLLSNRGRQTDNARLVKLAPNLPPVNLPQNVRVISQYAYLSRDGAASTITESADNRPCHAAKVGDMPATQQSKSRSLNDSVACFPREESRVFKEKTINEERGIDSDSQMHPLLFQVPEDGRLPYYPSNCNTLAPAPISFSCGSQPQLNLSLFHSPHQLNNDRSFRPRDSASDIGLSGIDFHPLLQGTEEVNTDLTSANSTAHQPVSDAVLAKVPASGGSLTPGTDLSSCVDRASELDLDIHLSSSSILEKAIGRNAGATHKLVLPIKHSTKSGTLLKGQQTSGPFDEQPENLSSVRSDLISGSQMSSRPNDAVQCNMDLAGDESHPGIVMEQEELSDSDEEMEEHVEFECEEMADSEGEEESSMEIVADTYNREVQSSAAEKVVVEDHQPGLGNGCRKSNDAAPGNSSLPSLKLGLTCEGGDTASKSWLSLDPRLRGCPNPTVETQARKNCSPRPNRSCKKTKTCIRNNIEQVHDQATEAAKQLDLGTSTIPNKRPRKRTCRSNANPEVGIAM